The following coding sequences lie in one Megalodesulfovibrio gigas DSM 1382 = ATCC 19364 genomic window:
- a CDS encoding acylphosphatase, whose product MPARYCLVSGLVQGVAFRWFTKETALRLGLAGWVRNLPDGRVETLLQGPDESLTLAMDALQAGPPHARVATMACSDRPEDPSLRGFVVLR is encoded by the coding sequence ATGCCCGCGCGCTATTGTCTCGTCTCCGGTCTGGTTCAGGGGGTGGCCTTCCGCTGGTTCACCAAAGAGACGGCGCTGCGCCTGGGCTTGGCGGGTTGGGTGCGCAATCTGCCCGACGGCCGCGTGGAAACCCTGCTGCAGGGTCCCGACGAGTCCCTGACCCTGGCCATGGACGCCCTGCAGGCCGGCCCGCCCCATGCCCGCGTGGCAACGATGGCCTGCAGCGACCGGCCTGAAGACCCCTCCCTGCGCGGATTTGTTGTCCTGCGCTGA